The window AGGTGGAATCCCTTCTGCTACCTAGTGGATGGGGAGGCTTACGAAGGCAAACTATATTAGCTCATGATCTCTGTCATCATTGCGAACCTGGCCAAGCGGCGAGTAAGCCGCCAGGGCACCGATCCCGCGAATGCACAGCTGTTGTCGTCCAACATGGACCGTATCGTCGCGGGACCAGATTTTCGGACCAGCCGGAAACATTTGGAGATCTGGTCTCGGTCGCCAGGCATTTCTGCATTCGGTTAGCATGGATTGACCGCTTCTGCATTATTCACGACTCTCGCGGCAACAGGAAGGTCGAGGCCCCTATAATGAAACGCATCTACGCGAAGGCGGCCTGCAATGTTGCCGTATGGGCATTGCAGCATGGTGCGTATCAGATTTATGCAGTGGTCTACACGGTCGGTTAGAATGGCACTTCAGGATCGTCTTTGTGTGGGCAGTCGGAACTAACCCATGTGTAGGAGTTGGTGTTTGTCTGGTTTCCCGTAAACGTCTTGATAAACGCCCTTTCGAACGGCGTTGAGGCAATGGAGTTGGTGGATGACCTGGATTCCAGACAAGTACTTGGTGCTGTTCGTAGGCGATTGCATCAACAATGGCGCAAACGTGCCTATCTCGTCCTTTTCAAGCTCAAGTATGATTGCTGGCGACGAGTTAGCACCTCTCATCGGCAGGAGACGCTTAACAGAAAGGAGAGACCGACGCGCTTCGAGCTTATCCCAAGCACTATCCATCTCTGGCGTCGGTGTCCCAACGTATTGACGAACAGGAGGGACGAACCGCTCCCCATCATGCTGGATCTCGGTGGGCTGCCCATCGCGCATAACTTGTATCAAAGAACGTGCAGCCGCTAGGAGATGGACAATTTCGAGTCAGCCACATGAACGTCGTGCCAGCCACATTGCTTCTTCTGCTTACGCATTTCTGTATACCAGCCAGCAGCATACGATTCCGTGGTTGGGTGCAGCTTCCATGTCGTCACAATGACCAGAGCTACGGCCAAGACAAAGCTCAAAGCCCAGGGAAAGCATGCGGTTACACGTCGTCTAACGCTTGAACCGATATGCTGGCGGAATTGGCCTGCTTCCTCGGATGCGTCGTCTCCAGCTTCCTTCGACAGGAGCTCGTCGTGTTCATCCTCTTccatggtcgtcgtcgattTGATGAACCAAAATGGCGCAGGTTATCCTGCAGTCGAACCAAGTCAAAAGCTATGCTATGCAGCCAAGCTACCCACCAAATCTATTAGTGGACTTGTCTCATCGTTCCTGACTCGAGAAATGATCGGACATTTTGGGCGCCAAAACGCGGAGGTTTCCCATCGACCGGCCCAGTGCGGGCCAAGTGTGCTGAAGAAGCACTGTCTGCCAACGGGCAATCACAGTGGAATAAGTCGGCAAGCAAGTCCATCAATCTCCGTCGGATATAACGTTCATCCCATTACGCGGAGGATAGGCG is drawn from Colletotrichum destructivum chromosome 6, complete sequence and contains these coding sequences:
- a CDS encoding Putative heterokaryon incompatibility, translating into MKVRRLTPTYMEQFNPLEVESLLLPSGWGGLRRQTILAHDLCHHCEPGQAASKPPGHRSRECTAVVVQHGPYRRGTRFSDQPETFGDLVSVARHFCIRLAWIDRFCIIHDSRGNRKVEAPIMKRIYAKAACNVAVWALQHGAYQIYAVVYTVG
- a CDS encoding Putative mycotoxin biosynthesis protein UstYa; the protein is MEEDEHDELLSKEAGDDASEEAGQFRQHIGSSVRRRVTACFPWALSFVLAVALVIVTTWKLHPTTESYAAGWYTEMPAARSLIQVMRDGQPTEIQHDGERFVPPVRQYVGTPTPEMDSAWDKLEARRSLLSVKRLLPMRGANSSPAIILELEKDEIGTFAPLLMQSPTNSTKYLSGIQVIHQLHCLNAVRKGVYQDVYGKPDKHQLLHMG